In Erigeron canadensis isolate Cc75 chromosome 8, C_canadensis_v1, whole genome shotgun sequence, the DNA window TGTTAAGTTAGAACTCTCAAGTAAAAGATTAGTAGGTACCTTGCATGATTCGCTGACAAATTTAAACCATCTAGAAACATTAAATCTTTCTGTTAACTCACTAAAAGGCCCTCTTCCCGTCTCGGTTTTCCAGTTTTCACATCTACAGATTCTTGATTTGAGTAGAAATGAATTTTCCGGGTCTTTGCCATTAAGTGTAAACTTGCCTTCAATCGAGTTTCTAGACATTTCTGACAACAACTTTAGAGGTCCAATCGCGTCAGGCTTTTGCATCAATTCCACCGGAATAAAGGTTCTTAACTTAGGGGTGAATTACTTTGATGGAGAGATTCCACCTGAATTTGGGACTTGTAGTTCTTTGGAACAACTTTCTCttaatgaaaatgatgtttCTGGCATCATACCAGAATATCTATACAGCTTACCAAAATTGTCACACTTGTATCTTCAAGATAACAATCTAGTCGGTCAACCTCATGATGATAGTAACCCCTCGAAGCTTGTTTATTTGGATATTTCGTTAAATATAGGATTTCAGGGAATATACCTGATTACTTTCATAGATTTCCGAATTTAACTTATTTTGCTGCTTATTTAAACTATCTTTATGGTGAGATGCCCTCTTCGTTGTTGAACTCTCCCAGCATTTCTTCGTTGATCTTGAGAAACAATTCGCTTTTTGGATCAATTGATCTAAATTGCTCAGCAATGAGAAACCTTGAGCTTCTTGACTTGTCCCATAATATGTTTCTTGGGGCCATTCCCGACAATCTTCCTTCTTGTATGGCATTGAAATTCATATATTTTGATGGTAACAACCTCACGGGACAAATCCCAGAAAGCTTCGAGAAATTTAGATCTTTATCCCTTCTTTCCCTTATGAGGTGCAACTTGAAGAACCTTTCTGTTTCACTCGACGTTCTCCAACACTGCACGAATCTTACCACTTTGGTCCTTACGTCAAACTTTCACAACGAAGAAATGCCATCCATTGCCAATCTACATTTCAAAGTGCTTGAGAATCTTTTTCTCCGAAATTCCAATCTCAGCGGTAGGATTCCCGTGTGGTTAAGCGGTTCAACAAAACTCAAGATTTTGGATTTGtcatgtaaccaactaaaaggACAGATTCCACCCTATTTAGGAGATTTATCGTCACTTCTTTACTTGAATCTGTCAAACAACTTTTTAAGTGCAGGGATTCCAAAGAGCCTCACTCGATTACCGTGTCTTCAGATCCTTGATATCTCATTATGTGTTCCCATGGACATGCCTGCTTTCAAAAGGAGAGGAATGAGCGGAAGATTGGTGCCACAAAGTTATGGCATTGAACCTCCACGAACATTAGACCTCAGCAACAACTCTCTCGCGGGACCAATCTGGCCTGAATTCGGAGATCTTACAAACTTACAAGTTTTGAACCTAAACTACAACAATTTGTCAGGATATATTCCAAGCAATTTGGCGGGGTTATCCTCGATACAGACTCTGGATTTTTCTCATAATAACTTGTCAGGACGGATTCCTCATTCTTTAGTGAGGCTCAACTTCTTGTCAGAGTTTAGTGTAGCGTACAATAGCCTGACGGGAACTATTCCTTCTGGAGGCCAATTTTCGACCTTTTCAGACTCCAGCTTCGAAGGAAACCCTGGTTTATGTGGTGAACTTGTTTTAAAATGTGACAAACATCAGGACTTGTTGCAAACTCCAGAACCTGAAAATAAGGAACACCCTATCCTTGGTTTGCCTGAAAGGATTGGGTTTGGAATCGGTTTTCTGCTTACTTTCATTGTATTGCTTGTTGTTCCAGCAGTTAGAGATTTTCAGAACTAGCTAGGTGATTTGAGTAACAATATCTCATGCTTTCTCATTATTGGGTATTCTATATGTAATGTGTGTTTcgtaatcaaatatatatgcgCATAATTTAAAAGAGGAATTGAATCACACCACCTGATAAAACTAGTATGTCTTTACTAAGCCTTAGGGTAGGGTAAGCCTTTTACGACATGTGCTTTCGCCCAAAGTGGGTATAGTATGTGGCTCTGTATAATACCACCAGTACGTTCATCCCTTTCTAGTAATGACGAATCTAAGTCATGGGAGTCTTTTGAGAGTTTCACTCAACGACTTAGCTgagatgagaaaagaaaaaaactaacatGGGTTTTACAAATGGTTCGAGTCGACTGATGAGATTATATTACAActaaattaaattacattacattacaaatGCAAacataaatacttaaataaactTATATGAAATTACAAAAATATGGTCAAAGTGCTTTGCACATACtgtattttattaatgtaaaataaaatgtcCCTTGCTTTTCAAAATTACGCCGCTGGTTAATTTACCACATGATTTGTATCTTTAACTCATACGAGAAGCCAAAATTCAAACGGGGCGTTGATCAAAATTAATTAGACGGAAAGCAACAAGTCAAAAACTTAACCGGAAACAAAACGAAAACGAATACCAACCCCAAAACATTTGGCCAGAAAACAAAACGAAAACGGACGTACGAACCCAAAACTTCACTAGAAACCCAAACCAAAACCCAAAATCCATCACAGGGAACTCAAACCAACATCCAAAACCCAATTCCGGAAACCAAACCGAACCCCAAAACCCGATCGAAAGAGTGGCGGAAAAAATGAAAACcctaaaataataacataacattAACATTTGAGTTAATATTGCCATTTGAGCTTTGACTGGAAAGAGTTTCACCATTTGAGTATCGTTAGTTGGTGATTGTACGTTGTTTGCTTCAAATACAATAGATTTGAGGTAAACCAATTATTGAATTATTACTAGTCTTCTGAATATTGTTTCCTTTATGCCAAAAATTCATCAACTGATGTTATCTCGATCTCTGCTTTTAGTTTCAATCATTTGttgaattaatataataatttatatttgagCAACATGCAAATTCTGATCAATTCGGGCTTACGGGTTATTGAGTTAATTAATAACTTTCCtcatatatacgagtaattagtAAATCTTTTTTCAATAGATCATACTGTCATTTGTGAAAAGCATGATCGATAATACTCATAAAGTCTTCCTACATAATTCATTATTCGTCTTATAAATTACAAACTAATTATAAGTTTCCGCCACAAAAACCTCTTTAATCACTTGAAGCACTCCTCTACTACTATGGTTTGAGGAGATGGATAAGCTTCACACAACGAAGAAGGCTCTATATTCCATTCGCCTATTCGGCACAATATACCATGTCTGATTCTACGTCCGATGTATCACTATAGGAAATGGTACGACACTTCCAATCACGCAtcttaaacaaatttaaaattacTAGACTACACTAAGGTCGGTATTTTGTGCTGTACGTTTTCACTAGATGCCTCATTTGTGAAGTAGGACCTGATCGAAGGGACGTAATTAATTAAGTCCATCACAACTAGACAGATAGATACTCACCAAAACAAGACTTGGAACTTTCAGCACCACCAATGTTGACTTAATACTACCTTCCTCCTGATCCATACATCCCTTATTAATAACCCCCTGCCTAGCTCCCCCAACATATGTCAAGCTGAATGtgattaaaaagtaaaagctGTGTGACTGACTATCAATTTCATGACTTAGGTTTCTTTGACTACTACTAATCATATATCTTGAAGGATTAGGATGGAGGGattgtaccggcatcatatggctcgTATGGGGTgagtatccaattgtggtaccggggctagggttccctccattacccttttttttctaatcatatATCTTGGATACTGTTTATAGACCATAATTTGAATGTCAAAGGAAAAGTCTGGAGACTTTGATTTTCCTTCGGAAAGAAAAACCAAGTACGTACTTTATATGATTATTCATTTAACGTAACTTAAGAAGCCATAGTAATAAGTCAATATTATAAACTTCTTTTCTGAAATGACTGATGTGGTACTACTTGTGGTTATTCTTCTTTTCTGTCTACAATTACGTCAGGTTCTTGTGATTTCACAGAATGTGACATGCAATTCCAGTGACTTGATAGGAATGCTAGGTTTTAACAAAGGATTGGAATCTCCAGTTGAAGGATGGTTTTTGTCTGCAAATTTATCTTATTGTTATAACTTGTAAGTGGGCCGGTCTTACTCACTTGTTAGAATTGTTGAGTCACAACTTTCAAAGAAAAGATTGAGTGGTAATTTATctgattctttttcttctttcaatCGGCTAAAGAGCCTCAATCTTTCATATAATTCCCTTAAAGGCCCTCTTCCAGTCTCCCTTTTTCATCTTGGTTATTTGGAAGCAGTTAATTTGAGTAGTAATTACTTCACTGGAGTTTTACGACTTAGCAATCCTATCAAGTCACTGGAAGCATAAATCTGCCTAAACTTCAAGTATTAGATATCTCTGATAACACTTTTAATGGTCCCTTTCCATCTGATTTATGTCTGAACTCTACCAGAATTCGTATTCTTAGTTTTGCTAGGAATCACTTCAATGGAAGAATTCCAACTCAATTCGAGAAATATATGCGGTTTTCTTTAATATTTGTCTGTTGCTTCAATTTATGAGATTTCCGCCACAACTAGACCTTAGTGGAAATCTCCTCACCGGCCCAATATGGCCAGAGTTCGGGAACTTAAAAAGGCTGCATATTTTGGGTCTGAAACACAACAATTTATCTGGCATGCTTCCGAGTTCTTTATCAAAGATGAGGAGCATAGAGACTTTGGATTTATCACACAATAGACTAACTGGAACAATCCCTTCCTCTTTGGCTAGATTAAGCTTTTTGTCCAACTTTAGTGTCGTTTATAATAACCTGACGGGGGATATTCCTTCTGGGGgccaattttttaactttttctaaCTCTAGCTTTGAAGGAAACCCAAGTTTATGTGGTGATTTTGTTATGAACTGTCAGAGAAATCAAGACTTGGGGGCTGGGGCAATTACCTCCAGCaacatctgatgatgatgaattccCCGTCCTTCGTATGCTTGTAATAGTTGGCTTTGAAACTGGTTTTCTTGTCACTATCATCTCATTACTAGTTGTTTCAAGAATTAGTCACTCTCACTCACAAGACACAAATTTGAGTAACATCATATCGGTGCATGTTCTTCCACAGCAGCACATTAAAAGTTCAGTTCACTTAGGTACATAACCACCCCAATATTAGCAACAGCTAGCTAGCAGAAAGTGACAGGGTGAGATATATGTATAGCAACATTGTGCTGATGTCCATGTCATCGATATTACATTAGTTGCATGACAGTTACTTTGTAAGTTATACTGTTATACAAATGtgtctatatattttatttatatgcatGTTACGAATTTTTTTACGGATGCGACATTTTTCGAG includes these proteins:
- the LOC122610945 gene encoding phytosulfokine receptor 1-like, whose protein sequence is MGFYVKAHVNVTCNSNDSMLGGPQILPAVAIGPALLAICKILDLSRNEFSGSLPLSVNLPSIEFLDISDNNFRGPIASGFCINSTGIKVLNLGVNYFDGEIPPEFGTCSSLEQLSLNENDVSGIIPEYLYSLPKLSHLISGNIPDYFHRFPNLTYFAAYLNYLYGEMPSSLLNSPSISSLILRNNSLFGSIDLNCSAMRNLELLDLSHNMFLGAIPDNLPSCMALKFIYFDGNNLTGQIPESFEKFRSLSLLSLMRCNLKNLSVSLDVLQHCTNLTTLVLTSNFHNEEMPSIANLHFKVLENLFLRNSNLSGRIPVWLSGSTKLKILDLSCNQLKGQIPPYLGDLSSLLYLNLSNNFLSAGIPKSLTRLPCLQILDISLCVPMDMPAFKRRGMSGRLVPQSYGIEPPRTLDLSNNSLAGPIWPEFGDLTNLQVLNLNYNNLSGYIPSNLAGLSSIQTLDFSHNNLSGRIPHSLVRLNFLSEFSVAYNSLTGTIPSGGQFSTFSDSSFEGNPGLCGELVLKCDKHQDLLQTPEPENKEHPILGLPERIGFGIGFLLTFIVLLVVPAVRDFQN